The Candidatus Saccharibacteria bacterium sequence TCAGCAAGCAGTTACCTGTGAAACATGTCGTGGCACCGGTAGCGTTCCCGAAAAAACCTGTACTGTTTGTAAAGGCAAGGGTACCGAACGCCGCAAGCAAAAAATGACTCTCAAGGTTCCTGCAGGTATCGACGACGGCTCGACAATCCGCTTAAAAGAGCGCGGTGAGGCCGTAGCAGGTGGCGCACGAGGTGATTTGTATGTTCATATCCGCGTAAAAGCACACAAAAAGTTCACACGCGAAGGTGATATTATTCTGTCAGAAGAGCATATTTCTATGGTAGATGCCGCACTTGGTACCGAAATAGAGGTCGATACTGTCGACGGTTCTGTTCGTATGAAGATTCCTGCGGGTACACAAAGCGGTACGGATTTTAAGCTTTCGTCTCATGGAGTGCCGCACATGCGGGGCAGCTCTAGAGGTGCGCATATTGTTAGCGTGATTGTCGATATACCGACCAAGCTATCTAAAAAGCAAAAAACCCTTCTTGAGGAATTCAAAAACGCTAAAAGGACTAGTATTTTTTAGCACCCTCCCTCAAAATGTATTCCATGCAGCCTACTATTCGCTCGGCCGTAGTGTCGGACATACCCAAAATGTATGCAATATCTACCCGAGCCCATCAACGGTCATACGCACAACTAATTCCCGCCAGTGGTCGGGCAAAGTTTGACAAGCACTATACGCCGTCAGAAGCTTCAAAGCGATATTATATCGCTAAAATGGCACTAAAATTAGGCAACCCCGCTTGGCGTATATGGGTCGCCGAGCTAGATGGAAGTGTCGTTGGGTTTACGCTGGAGCAGATAATCGGCGACGCTCTTGTTCAAAAGCGGGGTCTATTTGTCGATCCGGATATGCAAGGAAGAGGTATTGGCAAGCTTCTTTTTGAGGAGTCGCTAAAAGACATTCCGCGCGGTGCGACAGTGCGTCTATCGGTAATCGAAAACAATCACCGTGCCAAAGAACTTTATAAAAAATACGGATTTGTTACTGTAGGCTACGATTCTAAGTCATTTTACGGTAGTCGTTTAGAGGTGATGGAGTTACAATTGGATTGACATTTTACCCAGAAAGTGATAAAATAAAACTAATGAACCACGAAAAAACAACAGAAACTATCGATATAAGCTACGGAACACTTCTTGAAAGTGAGCCAAAGCTCATTACAAACTTTGTACCTTCGAATGCGGCTGAACAGCGAGAAGCTTTCTTACGCGGTGATATCCGTAACCCTAACCATACGTACGGCAAACTCGATACTATCAATTTTGGCGATACAGCAGAGGCAATTACGAAAACCGGTGAGACGATTTTAGGAAACCCCGATCTTAATCCTAAGCATGCGGCAGCCTACGAGCAATTTGTCGCAGGATACCTAAAGAAGACCCGTCTACTAGAATTGGTACATGTCATAAAAACAACCAGCGACCCGGCCGAAAAAGAGGCTGCAAAGCGCGAGTATATGGCGCTGAATATAGAGCTGTATGGCGAACCCGACGAAACGACATACCGTTCACTTCTTCAAGAAAAGCTTCGCAAAATCGCTGGCAAAAACCTTACGGGACAGGCCGCTGTTTTACGCCAGGAACTATTTGACTCTATTGGGTACGACGATTCTGTCGAGGTGCCCGAACGGTTCAAGCCGTCTACCGAGACGGTTGAGTGGATGCATGAGGTTGTCGAGACGTTATATGGCAACATGCTTGCGCACGTACCCGAGGATAAAGAAACATTTACGGTTGTAGAGGCTCAGCAGGTTTTTCAAGAAATTATTGACGAGGAGTTCGAGGGCGCCGGCGAGGGCTGGGTTGTCGACGTTGAAGATGCAAAATCTATCAATGTTAAGGCGGCCGAAAAGCGGATTGTTATTCCTACCGACAGAGGCGACCTTAGCCGAGATGTCTTAAGAAAGCTAATCGTTCACGAACTCGGCGTTCACATGCTTCGAGCCATAACGGGTGCCGATACTGATCTTCACCCACTTGGACACGGCCTCGATAACTATTACGATGCAGAAGAAGGCTTAGGTGTTGTTATGGAACAGGCTCTACAGGGTCAGTTTAAAGAAGCGGGCATCGATCACTATATTACTGCCGGCTTGGCCTATCACGACAAAAAAGACTTTCGCGGTATTTACGAAGCAAAGTGGCGACTTAGTGTTCTTGGTTCACTAGACGATAACGGCGAAGTAAGCGAATCTGCTGTGCAAAAAGCGCAAAAAGCAGCGTATGGCGGGACGATGCGTAGTTTGCGTGGTACTGATGAGTTGCCATGGTTTAAAGACCTTGCCTACTATAATGGCGCGGTGGATATGTGGCGTCACCTAGAATCAATACGAGGTGACGACCTCAAGTTTATGTTTGTTCTTATGGGCAAGGGTAACCCTGCTGATATTGATCACGAACGTATAATGTACGAAACGTCAACGGTTTAGATATGGAGGTGCATTATGGGTATTATTAAAGACGAGCATGCTTCATACAAACTGCTTGCGCGAGCGCTCGAACAAAAAGGATATGCGATTGGCGTTACCGAAGGGCGCTCAGTTACCGCTACGTACACTCGCCCAACTGGTGAAGTTTGGAAGACACGCGCCGCGCATCTTGCCTACCCTTTTACGAGTAGTAAAGCCCGATCTGTCTCGCAGTACAAAAATAAGGCATACGAACTTGCCGAAGAAGTGGGCTTTTCGTATCCTTCTACGGTTTTTGTGACAGATTTGCCGAGCGATGAAACTCTTGAATCGCTACTTTCAAGGTATAAAAAACTTATTGTGAAGCCCAACAACTCCTCGCTGTCGCGTGGCTTAACGGTAAATATTGAGACTATTGATGATCTAAAAAAGGCAATAGCACACGCTCGAAAAGTGACGCCAGATGTTCTGATTCAAGAGCAAGTAAAAGGTGAAGAAATACGATTTACGGTTATCGAAGGTAAGGTCGAGGCGGCACTTTTGCGTCGGACAGCTCGTGTTATTGGAGATGGTGTTTCGTCGATATCGGCGCTTATTCAAGCAGAGAACGAACTGCGAAAAAACTTAACGTTCGACTACATAACCTACCCGCTTCTTAGCGCATCTTTGGTAGGGGAGGAACGCATGCAAGACGCCCGTGTTCCAGCCAAAGGCGAAATTGTCGAGTTGTCGCACTCAACAATGATACGCGGCGGTTGTTCGGTGTACGATATCTTGCCAGAAATCCACCCAAGCTATATTAAGCAAGTCGAGAATCTTGTAGCAAAACTCGATGCAGGGTTCGTTGTTGTCGATGTATTCTGTCAGGCATTTGACCAGCCAGCTACCCCTGAAAATCACTGGTTTATCGAATTTAATACGGCGCCGGTTTTAAAGCTGTATTATTCGTGCCGAGACGGCAAACATTTTGATATCGTTTCGCGTCTTGCCGATGCCATAGACCGCTCGTTAGTGACGTCGTAATCATTGACTATAAATTAAAATTATGTTAGAATATCATTATGTCAGAAGTCAATAGCACTACGGTTTTCGGCTGCTATGAACATGTCTCTATTCCACAGCTTGGCATAGACGACACAATAGCAAAAATAGATACCGGTGCATATTCGGGTGCTCTTCATTGTACGTTTGTAAAAGAGACTGTACGAGAATCCGATGGCAAAAAAGTACTTAGGTTTATACCCGTCGATAATCATCGGCATGCCACCGAGACCGAAAACTACTCGGTCGTAAGGGTGCGTAGTTCGA is a genomic window containing:
- a CDS encoding GNAT family N-acetyltransferase codes for the protein MALKLGNPAWRIWVAELDGSVVGFTLEQIIGDALVQKRGLFVDPDMQGRGIGKLLFEESLKDIPRGATVRLSVIENNHRAKELYKKYGFVTVGYDSKSFYGSRLEVMELQLD
- a CDS encoding ATP-dependent zinc protease; amino-acid sequence: MSEVNSTTVFGCYEHVSIPQLGIDDTIAKIDTGAYSGALHCTFVKETVRESDGKKVLRFIPVDNHRHATETENYSVVRVRSSTGHEVRRYLITTEINIQGKNYEITIGLSNRRKMKRQVLIGRRFLRQNNILVDVRINQELDTNRGDIL
- a CDS encoding DUF1704 domain-containing protein; translation: MNHEKTTETIDISYGTLLESEPKLITNFVPSNAAEQREAFLRGDIRNPNHTYGKLDTINFGDTAEAITKTGETILGNPDLNPKHAAAYEQFVAGYLKKTRLLELVHVIKTTSDPAEKEAAKREYMALNIELYGEPDETTYRSLLQEKLRKIAGKNLTGQAAVLRQELFDSIGYDDSVEVPERFKPSTETVEWMHEVVETLYGNMLAHVPEDKETFTVVEAQQVFQEIIDEEFEGAGEGWVVDVEDAKSINVKAAEKRIVIPTDRGDLSRDVLRKLIVHELGVHMLRAITGADTDLHPLGHGLDNYYDAEEGLGVVMEQALQGQFKEAGIDHYITAGLAYHDKKDFRGIYEAKWRLSVLGSLDDNGEVSESAVQKAQKAAYGGTMRSLRGTDELPWFKDLAYYNGAVDMWRHLESIRGDDLKFMFVLMGKGNPADIDHERIMYETSTV